The Comamonas sp. GB3 AK4-5 genome includes a region encoding these proteins:
- the nadA gene encoding quinolinate synthase NadA, with product MPSTACAAPAALPHSIATAWEQLPPPLSAAQRQAAMARIQGLLQAHNAVLVAHYYVDGALQDLARATGGCVGDSLEMARFGAEHPASTLVVAGVRFMGETAKILSPGKRVLMPDGNATCSLDLGCPAEAFSAFCDAHPDRTVVVYANTSAAVKARADWVVTSSVGEDIVAHLHARGEKILWAPDRHLGAHIQRQTGADMLLWQGACLVHDEFKAEELAALAREHPDAAILVHPESPEAVAAQATVVGSTTQLIDAVGRLPAQRFIVATDQGILHAMRERYPDKEFMAAPTAGVGASCKSCAFCPWMAMNQLDGVEQVLRHGHGAITLAPELITAARQPLERMLAFAAARRQRVRSSGELAQDMPLFTHFGAA from the coding sequence ATGCCCTCGACTGCCTGCGCCGCCCCTGCAGCCTTGCCCCACAGCATCGCCACCGCCTGGGAACAGCTTCCGCCACCGCTTTCTGCAGCCCAGCGCCAGGCCGCCATGGCCCGCATCCAGGGGCTGCTGCAGGCCCACAACGCCGTGCTGGTGGCCCACTACTATGTGGACGGTGCATTGCAAGACCTGGCCCGCGCCACCGGCGGCTGCGTGGGCGATTCGCTGGAAATGGCCCGCTTTGGCGCCGAGCATCCTGCAAGCACCCTGGTCGTGGCCGGCGTGCGCTTCATGGGGGAGACGGCCAAAATCCTCAGCCCCGGCAAGCGCGTACTCATGCCCGATGGCAATGCGACCTGCTCACTGGACCTGGGCTGCCCGGCCGAGGCCTTCAGCGCTTTTTGCGATGCCCACCCCGACCGCACCGTGGTGGTCTACGCCAACACCAGCGCCGCCGTCAAAGCCCGTGCCGATTGGGTGGTGACCTCGTCGGTGGGCGAGGACATCGTGGCCCATCTGCACGCGCGGGGCGAAAAAATCCTGTGGGCGCCCGACCGCCACCTGGGCGCCCATATCCAGCGCCAGACCGGTGCCGACATGCTGCTGTGGCAAGGCGCCTGCCTGGTGCATGACGAATTCAAGGCCGAGGAGCTGGCCGCCCTGGCCCGCGAACACCCCGACGCGGCGATTCTGGTCCACCCCGAATCGCCCGAGGCCGTGGCCGCACAGGCCACCGTGGTGGGCTCCACCACCCAGCTCATCGATGCCGTGGGCCGGCTGCCAGCCCAGCGATTTATCGTCGCCACCGACCAGGGCATCCTGCACGCCATGCGGGAACGCTACCCGGACAAGGAGTTCATGGCCGCGCCCACGGCCGGCGTGGGCGCCAGCTGCAAAAGCTGCGCCTTCTGCCCCTGGATGGCCATGAACCAGCTCGATGGCGTGGAGCAAGTGCTGCGCCACGGCCATGGCGCCATCACGCTGGCGCCCGAGCTGATCACCGCCGCACGCCAGCCACTGGAACGCATGCTGGCATTCGCCGCAGCCCGGCGCCAGCGCGTGCGCAGCAGCGGGGAATTGGCGCAAGACATGCCGCTGTTCACGCATTTTGGTGCGGCTTGA
- the nadB gene encoding L-aspartate oxidase, which yields MQASLPDIPRADVLIIGAGLAGLSAALSLPATLRVVLLSKGPLSACASAWAQGGIAAVLDANDSLEAHVQDTLNAGAGHCRPEAVRAILAQAPDAMAWLCAHGVPFTRNADGSLHLTREGGHGQRRIAHAADCTGHAVHGALLQACRQRPHLTLVENATALELLTAADGRCAGALVQQADGMLLHWAAGHTVLASGGLGRLYSHTTNPEGSSGDGVAMAWRAGCAVEDLEFLQFHPTALQIGGHSVGLVTEALRGEGALLRLPDGQRFMPAYDARAELAPRDIVARAIASEMARHGLDHVLLDIRHRPRAWLDAHFPGVTALCAAHGLDLATQAIPVAPCMHYACGGVRANVDGSTGVAGLSAIGEVACTGLHGANRLASNSLLECVVTGRAAGARIGTLAPSTNGQYAPQPQATAAAAAEADHRILVALQQLMQTQVGLVRQRQGLEQAVAQLDAWRRALPLGAASSLPLRNRLDTAWLIASAALQRGHSLGAHARSDAPLNAQ from the coding sequence ATGCAAGCCTCACTTCCCGACATCCCACGCGCCGATGTGTTGATCATCGGCGCGGGCCTGGCCGGTCTGAGCGCAGCACTGTCGCTGCCGGCCACGCTGCGCGTGGTGCTGCTCAGCAAAGGGCCGCTGTCTGCATGCGCCAGCGCCTGGGCCCAGGGCGGTATTGCCGCGGTCCTGGACGCAAACGACAGTCTGGAGGCCCATGTGCAGGACACGCTGAACGCCGGCGCCGGCCACTGCCGGCCCGAGGCGGTGCGCGCCATCCTGGCCCAGGCGCCGGACGCCATGGCCTGGTTGTGCGCCCACGGCGTGCCCTTTACCCGCAATGCCGATGGCAGCCTGCATCTGACGCGCGAGGGTGGCCATGGGCAGCGGCGCATCGCCCACGCGGCGGACTGCACCGGCCACGCCGTGCACGGCGCTTTGCTGCAGGCCTGCCGCCAACGCCCTCACCTCACCCTGGTGGAGAACGCCACGGCACTCGAGCTGTTGACGGCCGCCGATGGCCGCTGCGCCGGCGCCCTGGTGCAGCAGGCCGACGGCATGCTGCTGCACTGGGCTGCGGGCCACACCGTGCTGGCCAGTGGCGGCCTGGGCCGGCTGTACAGCCACACCACCAACCCCGAGGGCAGCAGCGGCGACGGCGTGGCCATGGCCTGGCGTGCCGGCTGCGCGGTGGAGGACCTGGAGTTTTTGCAGTTTCACCCCACGGCGCTGCAGATTGGCGGGCACTCCGTAGGCCTGGTCACCGAGGCCTTGCGCGGCGAAGGTGCGCTGCTGCGCCTGCCCGATGGCCAGCGCTTTATGCCGGCCTATGACGCCCGCGCCGAGCTGGCGCCGCGCGATATCGTGGCGCGCGCCATCGCATCTGAAATGGCCCGCCATGGCCTGGACCATGTGCTGCTCGATATCCGCCACCGCCCGCGCGCCTGGCTTGACGCGCATTTCCCCGGCGTCACCGCGCTGTGCGCGGCCCATGGCCTGGACCTGGCCACCCAGGCCATCCCCGTGGCGCCCTGCATGCATTACGCCTGCGGTGGCGTGCGGGCCAATGTGGATGGCAGCACCGGCGTGGCCGGCCTGTCCGCCATTGGCGAGGTGGCCTGCACCGGCCTGCATGGCGCCAACCGCCTGGCCAGCAACTCCCTGCTGGAATGCGTGGTCACGGGCCGCGCAGCCGGCGCGCGTATTGGCACTCTGGCGCCCAGTACCAACGGGCAGTACGCGCCCCAACCGCAAGCAACCGCAGCCGCAGCCGCCGAAGCAGACCACCGCATCCTGGTCGCGCTGCAACAGCTGATGCAAACCCAGGTCGGCCTGGTGCGCCAGCGCCAGGGGCTGGAACAAGCCGTGGCGCAGCTGGACGCCTGGCGCCGCGCCCTGCCCCTGGGTGCTGCCTCCAGCCTGCCGCTGCGCAACCGGCTGGACACGGCCTGGCTGATTGCCAGCGCGGCCCTGCAACGCGGCCACAGCCTGGGCGCCCATGCGCGCAGCGATGCCCCGCTCAACGCGCAATAA
- the guaD gene encoding guanine deaminase → MKIYRAALLRFADDGSPQYDSDGLLAVGPDAQGRECVLAAGSWQALQGQWAQHPGAEVMHLPGRLIAPGFVDMHIHYPQTDVIGAPADGLLPWLEHYTFPHESRFHDRAYADGVAEFFLDELLRNGVTTALTFATSHPASVDAIMAASQARGMRMMAGKVLQDRHSPDGVRDDCEQGLIDTEALIGRWHGVDRLGYAITPRFAPTSSEAQLRGAGALAAKYSDVWVHSHASENLDEIRWVRGLYPQARSYLDVYAGFGLMRERAVYAHCIWLDEADRALLRETGTAAAISPTSNLFLSSGYFDYLKADAAGFRYGLASDVGGGMSFSPFRTMQAAYVVGREGHAKQGFSLKPGALWWQHTAGAARALGLEGVIGNLQPGCEADFIILNPSCTPLLARKTAQAESLDELLFAMIVLGDDRLIEQAVIAR, encoded by the coding sequence ATGAAGATCTACCGCGCCGCCTTGCTCCGCTTTGCCGACGACGGCAGCCCCCAGTACGACAGCGACGGCCTGCTGGCCGTGGGCCCCGATGCCCAAGGCCGGGAGTGCGTGCTGGCCGCCGGCAGCTGGCAGGCGCTGCAGGGGCAGTGGGCGCAGCACCCTGGTGCCGAAGTGATGCACCTGCCGGGCCGGCTGATTGCACCGGGTTTTGTGGACATGCACATCCACTATCCGCAGACCGATGTGATTGGCGCGCCGGCCGATGGGCTGCTGCCCTGGCTGGAGCATTACACCTTCCCGCACGAGTCGCGCTTTCACGACCGGGCCTATGCGGACGGCGTGGCGGAATTTTTTCTGGATGAGCTGCTGCGCAACGGCGTGACCACGGCGCTGACTTTTGCCACCTCGCACCCAGCGTCGGTGGACGCCATCATGGCGGCCTCGCAGGCGCGCGGCATGCGCATGATGGCCGGCAAGGTGCTGCAGGACCGCCACAGCCCCGACGGCGTGCGCGACGATTGCGAGCAGGGCTTGATCGACACCGAAGCCTTGATTGGCCGCTGGCACGGCGTGGACCGCCTGGGCTATGCCATCACGCCGCGTTTTGCGCCCACCAGCAGCGAGGCGCAATTGCGCGGCGCGGGCGCGTTGGCGGCCAAGTACAGCGATGTCTGGGTGCATTCCCATGCCTCGGAAAACCTGGATGAGATCCGCTGGGTGCGTGGGCTCTACCCGCAGGCACGCAGCTATCTGGACGTGTACGCCGGCTTTGGCCTGATGCGCGAGCGCGCGGTCTATGCCCATTGCATCTGGCTGGACGAGGCCGACCGCGCCCTGCTGCGCGAGACCGGCACGGCGGCGGCCATCAGCCCCACCAGCAATCTGTTTTTGTCCAGCGGCTACTTTGATTATCTGAAGGCCGATGCCGCAGGCTTTCGCTATGGCCTGGCCAGCGATGTGGGCGGAGGCATGAGTTTTTCGCCGTTTCGCACCATGCAGGCAGCCTATGTGGTGGGGCGCGAGGGCCATGCCAAACAGGGCTTTAGCCTCAAGCCCGGGGCCCTGTGGTGGCAGCACACGGCGGGCGCAGCCCGGGCGCTGGGCCTGGAGGGAGTCATTGGCAATCTGCAGCCGGGCTGCGAGGCGGATTTCATCATCCTCAACCCCAGCTGCACGCCGCTCCTGGCGCGCAAGACGGCGCAGGCCGAAAGCCTGGACGAGCTGCTGTTTGCGATGATTGTGCTGGGCGATGACCGCTTGATTGAGCAAGCCGTTATTGCGCGTTGA
- a CDS encoding MBL fold metallo-hydrolase: MNRRHTLAASALIALATVGGFLGTAQAQAQAQEQGSALQLQTFNPGTQSLFPVSASILSGPTEAVLIDAQFQRNDAQALVEQIKQTGKTLKLVYISQADPDYYFGLDVIQSAFPQARVVAAPQTVAAIEKQMQGKQAYWTPILQGNAPKQLLLPTALVADHFTVDGQRVEPKGYGGAHGGHGYLWVPSLKTVLGGVAVSSGIHVWMADAQTPAARANWLQRLDEIAALHPRHVVPGHYVGAVPQGLEALRFTQGYIQNFERRAAAAQNATQLVNGVLHDYPGLGGVSSLELSAKVFKGEMKWPQ; this comes from the coding sequence ATGAACCGTCGTCACACCCTGGCCGCATCGGCCCTGATCGCTCTTGCCACCGTCGGTGGCTTTTTGGGCACAGCCCAGGCGCAAGCGCAAGCCCAGGAGCAAGGTAGCGCCTTGCAGTTGCAGACCTTTAACCCGGGCACGCAATCGCTGTTCCCGGTGTCGGCCTCCATCCTCAGCGGCCCGACCGAGGCCGTGCTGATCGATGCCCAGTTCCAGCGCAATGACGCCCAGGCCCTGGTCGAGCAAATCAAGCAGACCGGCAAGACGCTGAAGCTGGTCTACATCAGCCAGGCCGATCCGGACTATTACTTCGGGCTGGATGTGATCCAGTCGGCCTTCCCCCAGGCACGCGTGGTGGCCGCGCCGCAGACCGTGGCGGCGATCGAGAAGCAGATGCAGGGCAAGCAGGCCTATTGGACCCCCATCCTGCAGGGCAACGCGCCCAAGCAACTGCTGCTGCCCACGGCGCTTGTGGCCGACCACTTCACCGTGGACGGCCAGCGCGTCGAGCCCAAGGGCTATGGCGGTGCACATGGCGGCCATGGCTATCTGTGGGTGCCGTCGCTGAAGACGGTGCTCGGCGGTGTGGCCGTGTCCAGCGGCATCCATGTGTGGATGGCCGATGCCCAGACCCCTGCCGCACGCGCCAACTGGCTGCAGCGGCTGGACGAGATCGCCGCGCTGCACCCCCGCCATGTGGTGCCCGGCCACTATGTGGGTGCCGTACCCCAGGGGCTGGAGGCCCTGCGATTTACCCAGGGCTATATCCAGAACTTCGAGCGCCGGGCGGCTGCGGCGCAGAACGCGACCCAGTTGGTGAATGGGGTCCTGCACGACTATCCGGGCCTGGGTGGCGTCTCTTCCCTGGAGCTGTCGGCCAAGGTGTTCAAGGGCGAGATGAAGTGGCCGCAGTGA
- a CDS encoding LysR family transcriptional regulator, whose product MDRITATQVFVTIAQRGSLTAAADALDMSRAMVSRYLAEMEDWVGARLFHRNTRRIGLTATGERVLRHSEELLALSQQLTQGAGSTDTQLSGLLRVACSHSLAQATLVGMVGRFLALHPQACIDLQTTERTVDLVEERIDLSIRISNTLDPSLIARPLGICRSVVCAAPSYLERQGRPQAVADLAQHNCLSYAYFGHNHWPFTQDGAAIEVAVRGNLCANNSTALLEATLAGVGISLQPWYAAAAHVARGTIEVLLPEAEPLPLGIHAVYTSKEHQSPLMRALLDFLVQEFAGCDMQLPQGLPQA is encoded by the coding sequence ATGGACCGCATCACCGCCACCCAGGTTTTTGTCACCATCGCCCAGCGCGGCAGCCTCACGGCGGCGGCGGATGCACTGGACATGTCGCGCGCCATGGTCAGCCGCTATCTGGCGGAAATGGAGGACTGGGTGGGCGCCCGCCTGTTCCACCGCAATACACGCCGCATCGGCCTGACCGCCACCGGCGAGCGCGTGCTCCGGCACAGCGAGGAGTTGCTGGCCCTGTCGCAGCAGCTCACCCAGGGCGCCGGCAGCACAGACACGCAGCTCAGCGGCCTGCTGCGCGTGGCCTGCTCACACTCTCTGGCGCAGGCCACCCTGGTGGGCATGGTGGGGCGGTTTCTGGCCCTGCACCCCCAGGCCTGCATCGACCTGCAAACCACCGAACGCACCGTGGACCTGGTGGAAGAGCGCATCGACCTGTCGATCCGCATCAGCAACACGCTGGACCCATCACTGATCGCGCGGCCCCTGGGTATCTGCCGCTCCGTGGTGTGCGCAGCCCCCAGCTACCTGGAGCGCCAGGGCCGCCCGCAGGCCGTGGCCGATCTGGCGCAGCACAACTGCCTGTCCTATGCTTACTTTGGCCACAACCACTGGCCCTTCACCCAGGACGGCGCGGCCATCGAAGTGGCGGTGCGCGGCAACCTCTGCGCCAACAACAGCACGGCCTTGCTGGAAGCCACGCTGGCGGGCGTGGGCATCAGCCTGCAGCCCTGGTATGCCGCCGCCGCCCATGTGGCGCGCGGCACCATCGAGGTGCTGCTGCCCGAGGCCGAGCCCCTGCCCCTGGGCATCCATGCGGTCTACACCTCCAAGGAGCACCAGTCCCCTTTGATGCGGGCGCTGCTGGATTTTCTGGTGCAGGAATTTGCCGGCTGCGATATGCAGCTGCCGCAGGGGCTGCCACAGGCGTAG
- a CDS encoding LuxR C-terminal-related transcriptional regulator, with protein sequence MTSWNPPSMDCAAERPLFEAAAEATHALGSVHFWPAFFKLLRVRLAFENALVTWYYPRQAPTVVLEFDWVASAAESQVTRYVEGMYRLDPFFQAFENGLGPGLHWLSDVAPDCFRQTDYYANYFRDAVGQDEVQLVCASHGGLLSVSLGAGQHYAASEARSLHPLQPWLLAILSRHADAGTDTAAAKGLAAPSLALPFRDALARFGVGALSPREAEVARLTLQGHSLQSIAQHLGIASETVKSHRRHVYAKLDVRSPSELFALFTAGLGPAPALPMAE encoded by the coding sequence ATGACAAGCTGGAACCCTCCCTCCATGGATTGCGCGGCGGAGCGGCCCCTGTTTGAAGCCGCAGCAGAGGCTACCCATGCGCTGGGCTCTGTGCATTTCTGGCCTGCATTTTTCAAACTGCTGCGTGTGCGCCTGGCGTTTGAAAATGCGCTGGTGACCTGGTACTACCCCCGCCAGGCACCCACGGTGGTGCTGGAGTTTGACTGGGTCGCCAGTGCAGCGGAGTCCCAGGTCACACGCTATGTGGAAGGTATGTACCGTCTGGATCCTTTTTTCCAGGCCTTCGAGAACGGACTCGGGCCAGGACTGCATTGGCTCAGCGATGTGGCGCCCGACTGCTTTCGACAGACCGATTACTACGCAAACTACTTTCGCGACGCCGTGGGCCAGGATGAGGTCCAGCTGGTGTGTGCAAGCCATGGTGGGCTGTTGTCGGTGTCCCTGGGAGCCGGCCAGCATTACGCGGCCTCGGAAGCCCGTTCGCTCCACCCTTTGCAGCCCTGGCTGTTGGCCATCTTGTCCCGTCATGCCGACGCCGGCACAGATACGGCTGCGGCAAAAGGGCTTGCGGCTCCATCGCTGGCGCTCCCTTTTCGCGATGCGCTGGCACGCTTTGGTGTCGGCGCGCTCTCGCCGCGCGAGGCAGAAGTCGCCCGTCTGACGCTGCAAGGCCATTCCCTGCAGTCCATCGCCCAGCACTTGGGCATTGCCAGCGAAACGGTGAAAAGCCACCGACGCCATGTCTATGCCAAGCTGGATGTGCGCAGCCCTTCCGAGCTGTTTGCGCTTTTCACTGCGGGTCTTGGACCTGCCCCAGCGTTGCCTATGGCTGAATGA
- a CDS encoding P1 family peptidase, producing MPWTNTALPPLIGHTPLEGGAPRARDLGLHFAGVPGPWNAITDVPGVEVGCVTLLGESGSGKAIRTGVTAILPRGRQALGRSCAAGLHSLNGNGELTGSAWIEESGGLAMPILLSNTHSVGACHHGSLQWVLQQQPQLGRQWLLPVVGETWDGYLNDINGQHVLPEHAALALESASSGAVPEGAAGGGTGMNCYAFKAGNGTASRQVRFGAQHFTVGVFLQANFGVRQELRIGGVDVGAALAADNPLQAHFGDAPAGAGSCLAIVATDAPLLPLQCKALARRVGLGIARTGTCGSHFSGDLFMAFSTANAGALDSRFPGSEPEDAVLRSLCFVPWGHVDALYTAVVEATEEAVVNALVAGRSMVGLDGRRSPGIPHAELQRLLAR from the coding sequence ATGCCCTGGACGAATACCGCGTTGCCGCCCTTGATTGGACATACCCCGCTGGAGGGGGGCGCGCCGCGTGCCCGCGATCTGGGGCTGCATTTTGCCGGCGTGCCCGGCCCCTGGAATGCCATTACCGATGTGCCGGGGGTGGAGGTCGGCTGCGTCACCTTGCTGGGGGAGTCCGGCAGCGGCAAGGCCATTCGCACCGGCGTCACCGCCATCTTGCCGCGCGGACGCCAGGCGCTGGGCCGCTCCTGCGCGGCCGGCCTGCATTCGCTCAATGGCAATGGCGAGCTCACGGGCAGTGCCTGGATAGAGGAAAGCGGCGGCCTGGCCATGCCCATTCTCCTGAGCAATACCCATTCCGTGGGTGCTTGCCACCATGGCAGCTTGCAATGGGTGTTGCAGCAGCAGCCGCAGCTGGGGCGGCAGTGGCTGCTGCCGGTGGTAGGAGAGACCTGGGATGGCTATCTCAACGACATCAATGGCCAGCATGTGCTGCCGGAGCACGCGGCGCTGGCCCTGGAGTCGGCGTCCTCCGGCGCGGTGCCCGAAGGGGCCGCAGGTGGCGGCACGGGAATGAACTGCTACGCCTTCAAGGCGGGCAATGGCACGGCCTCCCGCCAGGTGCGCTTTGGGGCGCAGCACTTTACGGTGGGCGTGTTTTTGCAAGCCAACTTTGGCGTGCGGCAGGAGTTGCGCATAGGCGGTGTGGATGTGGGCGCGGCCCTGGCTGCAGACAATCCACTGCAAGCCCATTTTGGCGATGCCCCGGCTGGCGCGGGTTCGTGTCTTGCCATCGTTGCCACGGATGCGCCCTTGCTGCCGCTGCAATGCAAGGCGCTTGCCCGGCGGGTTGGCCTGGGGATTGCCCGCACAGGCACTTGTGGTTCGCATTTTTCCGGGGATTTGTTCATGGCATTTTCCACGGCCAATGCGGGAGCGCTGGACAGCCGTTTTCCCGGCAGCGAGCCCGAAGATGCTGTGCTGCGCTCTCTGTGCTTTGTCCCCTGGGGCCATGTGGATGCGCTCTATACCGCCGTTGTCGAAGCCACCGAGGAGGCAGTCGTCAACGCCCTGGTGGCGGGCCGCAGCATGGTCGGGCTGGATGGGCGCCGCAGCCCCGGCATTCCCCACGCCGAATTGCAACGGCTGCTGGCCCGGTGA
- a CDS encoding APC family permease, which translates to MTASNLQDRFQDIGATPASGELRGSLGVSGIALMVLAAAAPLTVIGGNIPLGMGLGNGAGAPMGFIIASAVLFLFSMGFVAMTPHVNEAGAFFSYVSKGLGHRAGMGVALVALVTYTAIQVGIYGYMGWAVNDTVKAYGGPEVPWPVYAFATLALVAWLGYRHISLSARVLGIALACEVLVVVAMSTMIFVSGGASGINIQSFKPSVFLEGSLGVAVLFALTGFIGFEATAVFRDEAREPARTIPRATYLSVLLLGSFYALACWALVIAEGVDHVKAAANQTLEGKGNLLLDNAQTYLGPIGRDIVNVLLISSLFACVLSFHNVLARYQHVLARKRLLPQALGRVHPRHASPHLSSLVQTITAALIIAIFALLRLDPLVSVFGSMAGVATVGMVLLLFATSAAVYVFFSRHHALARNDVFRCRIAPALALLGLLGCATLVLSNFTLLTGGSVALSALLAALPFVACLIGMLRGQAPLNS; encoded by the coding sequence ATGACAGCAAGCAATCTTCAAGACCGCTTCCAGGATATCGGTGCAACGCCCGCAAGCGGTGAGCTGAGAGGAAGCCTGGGAGTCTCCGGCATTGCCCTCATGGTGCTCGCGGCGGCGGCACCCTTGACCGTCATTGGCGGAAACATCCCGCTAGGGATGGGCCTGGGAAACGGCGCCGGAGCCCCCATGGGTTTCATCATCGCCTCGGCCGTGCTGTTTCTTTTTTCGATGGGCTTTGTGGCCATGACGCCCCATGTCAACGAGGCCGGGGCCTTTTTCTCCTATGTCAGCAAGGGGCTGGGCCACCGGGCCGGCATGGGGGTTGCGCTGGTGGCCCTTGTCACCTACACGGCCATTCAAGTCGGCATCTATGGCTATATGGGCTGGGCGGTGAATGACACGGTCAAAGCCTATGGCGGCCCTGAGGTGCCCTGGCCTGTTTATGCGTTTGCCACCCTGGCGCTGGTGGCCTGGCTCGGGTATAGGCATATCAGCCTGAGCGCCAGGGTGCTGGGCATTGCCCTGGCCTGTGAAGTGCTGGTGGTGGTGGCCATGAGCACCATGATCTTTGTCAGCGGCGGAGCTTCGGGCATCAATATCCAATCCTTCAAGCCTTCGGTGTTTCTGGAGGGCTCGCTGGGTGTGGCGGTGCTGTTCGCGTTGACGGGCTTTATCGGCTTCGAGGCGACGGCCGTCTTCCGGGATGAGGCCAGGGAGCCTGCGCGGACGATTCCCCGTGCCACCTACCTGTCCGTGCTGCTGCTGGGCAGTTTTTATGCGCTGGCCTGCTGGGCGCTGGTCATTGCCGAAGGTGTCGACCACGTCAAGGCCGCTGCCAACCAGACCTTGGAAGGCAAGGGCAATCTGCTGCTGGACAATGCCCAGACCTATCTGGGGCCCATTGGCCGCGACATCGTGAATGTGCTGCTGATTTCCAGCCTGTTTGCCTGCGTGCTCTCTTTTCACAATGTTCTGGCACGCTACCAGCATGTGCTGGCGCGCAAACGGCTTTTGCCGCAAGCCCTGGGCCGTGTGCACCCGCGCCATGCATCGCCCCATCTCTCATCCCTGGTGCAGACCATCACGGCGGCGCTCATCATTGCCATCTTTGCCCTGCTCCGGCTGGACCCTCTGGTGTCGGTATTCGGCTCCATGGCCGGTGTGGCCACCGTGGGCATGGTGTTGCTGCTCTTTGCCACGTCGGCCGCTGTCTATGTGTTTTTCTCGCGCCATCACGCGCTGGCCAGAAACGATGTGTTTCGCTGCCGCATTGCGCCGGCACTGGCGCTGCTGGGCCTGCTGGGCTGCGCCACACTGGTGCTGTCCAACTTCACGCTGCTCACCGGTGGCAGCGTGGCCTTGAGCGCGTTGCTGGCGGCCTTGCCTTTTGTGGCCTGCCTTATAGGCATGCTCCGTGGGCAAGCGCCGCTGAATTCCTGA
- a CDS encoding HIT family protein, translated as MPMFVDTSPPGQCIFCKLVAGEIPAATIYEDALTIAFMDIGQVNPGHVLVATKRHAVTLLELTPAECAAVMQTAQRVAVAAEQVFGPDGITLFQANGAAGGQTVFHFHMHMLPRHVDDGMHLTWPRKEPGMAVLQGYAERLRTALAAAEAA; from the coding sequence ATGCCCATGTTTGTCGACACCTCGCCCCCTGGCCAATGCATTTTCTGCAAGCTGGTGGCCGGAGAGATTCCAGCTGCCACCATTTACGAAGACGCGCTGACCATTGCCTTTATGGACATAGGCCAGGTCAACCCCGGCCATGTGCTGGTGGCCACCAAGCGCCATGCCGTCACGCTGCTGGAGCTGACACCGGCCGAATGCGCCGCCGTGATGCAAACAGCCCAGCGCGTGGCCGTGGCAGCCGAGCAGGTGTTTGGCCCGGACGGCATCACCCTGTTCCAGGCCAATGGCGCGGCCGGCGGGCAAACCGTTTTCCACTTTCATATGCACATGCTGCCCCGCCATGTGGATGACGGCATGCACCTCACCTGGCCACGCAAGGAACCCGGCATGGCCGTGCTGCAAGGCTATGCCGAGCGGCTGCGCACGGCATTGGCAGCGGCGGAAGCTGCCTGA
- a CDS encoding adenosine deaminase → MNAVPDVEPSRLPLLLRAMPKAELHIHIEGSLEPELIFALAERNGVDLPYADVEALRAAYAFTDLQSFLDIYYAGASVLLQEEDFYDMAMAYLRRAVQDNVVRAEIFFDPQTHTERGVAMGTVIHGLHRACHDAKAQWGISAELILCFLRHLSEAEAQATLEAALPFREQFIGVGLDSSELGHPPEKFTRVFARARQLGLRLVAHAGEEGPPAYVWDALHNLQVERVDHGVQSEKDAALMLHLAERGMPLTMCPLSNLKLCVVDDLAQHNLPRLLEAGLKVMVNSDDPAYFGGYVNDNYVQLFAATGMHAGHAYQLARNSLEASFASPQQQAAWVQQLDACFLRFAQRA, encoded by the coding sequence ATGAACGCTGTGCCTGACGTGGAACCCTCCCGCCTCCCTTTGCTGCTGCGCGCCATGCCCAAGGCCGAGCTGCACATTCACATCGAAGGCTCGCTGGAGCCCGAGCTGATCTTTGCCCTGGCCGAGCGCAATGGCGTGGACCTGCCCTATGCCGATGTGGAGGCTTTGCGTGCGGCCTACGCCTTCACCGATCTGCAGAGCTTTCTGGACATCTACTACGCCGGTGCCAGCGTTCTGCTGCAGGAGGAAGACTTCTACGACATGGCCATGGCCTATCTGCGCCGCGCGGTGCAGGACAACGTGGTGCGGGCCGAGATTTTCTTTGACCCACAAACCCATACCGAGCGCGGCGTGGCCATGGGCACCGTCATCCACGGCCTGCACCGCGCCTGCCACGACGCCAAGGCGCAGTGGGGCATCAGCGCCGAGCTGATTCTGTGCTTTCTGCGCCATTTGAGCGAGGCTGAGGCCCAGGCCACGCTGGAGGCGGCGCTGCCCTTTCGTGAGCAGTTCATCGGTGTGGGCCTGGACAGCAGCGAGCTTGGCCACCCACCGGAGAAATTCACCCGCGTGTTTGCCCGCGCCAGGCAGCTGGGCCTGCGCCTGGTGGCCCATGCCGGCGAGGAGGGCCCGCCTGCCTATGTGTGGGATGCTCTCCACAACCTGCAGGTGGAGCGGGTGGACCACGGTGTGCAGTCCGAGAAAGACGCCGCGCTGATGCTGCACCTGGCCGAGCGTGGCATGCCGCTGACGATGTGCCCGCTGTCCAACCTCAAGCTCTGCGTGGTCGATGACTTGGCACAGCACAATCTGCCGCGCTTGCTGGAGGCCGGGCTGAAGGTGATGGTCAACTCGGACGACCCGGCCTATTTCGGCGGCTATGTCAACGACAACTATGTGCAGCTGTTTGCCGCCACCGGCATGCATGCCGGACATGCCTACCAGCTGGCGCGCAACAGCCTGGAGGCGAGCTTTGCCAGTCCGCAGCAGCAGGCGGCCTGGGTGCAGCAGCTGGATGCTTGCTTCTTGAGGTTCGCGCAACGCGCTTGA